In Paenibacillus guangzhouensis, a single window of DNA contains:
- the ychF gene encoding redox-regulated ATPase YchF, producing the protein MALKAGIVGLPNVGKSTLFNAITQAGAESANYPFCTIDPNVGVVEVPDERLDKLTELVTPNKTVPTAFEFIDIAGIVRGASKGEGLGNKFLAHIREVDAIVHVVRCFVDENITHVDGKVDPISDIQTINLELVLADLESVEKRIERSKKNMKGGNKQYAAEVEVLEKVKEALYADMPARSVELTDDEKLVIRDLHLLTMKPVLYAANVSEDGVASADDNEYVIKVKEFAAAENAEVVPISAKVEAEIAELEGEDKAMFLEELGLEESGLNRLIKAAYRLLGLYTYFTAGVQEVRAWTIRKGMKAPQAAGVIHSDFERGFIRAEVVSYDDLVAAGSMNVAKERGQLRLEGKEYVVKDGDVMHFRFNV; encoded by the coding sequence ATGGCATTGAAAGCAGGAATCGTTGGTTTACCGAACGTTGGTAAATCGACTTTGTTTAATGCAATTACACAAGCAGGTGCGGAATCAGCGAACTATCCGTTCTGTACGATTGATCCGAACGTGGGTGTCGTTGAAGTACCGGATGAGCGCCTAGATAAATTGACAGAGTTGGTTACACCGAACAAGACGGTACCTACAGCATTTGAATTTATCGATATTGCTGGTATTGTGCGCGGTGCGAGCAAAGGGGAAGGACTTGGGAACAAGTTCCTTGCACATATTCGTGAAGTCGACGCGATTGTACATGTGGTGCGCTGCTTCGTAGATGAGAACATTACGCATGTCGACGGCAAAGTTGACCCGATCAGCGATATCCAGACGATCAACTTGGAGCTTGTGCTTGCGGATCTCGAGAGCGTTGAGAAGCGTATAGAGCGTTCGAAGAAGAATATGAAGGGCGGCAACAAGCAGTATGCAGCTGAAGTCGAAGTGCTGGAGAAAGTAAAAGAAGCACTGTATGCAGACATGCCTGCCCGCAGCGTGGAATTAACGGATGATGAGAAATTAGTAATTCGTGACTTGCACTTGCTTACAATGAAGCCTGTGCTCTATGCGGCAAATGTCAGTGAAGATGGAGTCGCAAGTGCAGATGACAATGAATATGTTATTAAAGTAAAAGAATTCGCTGCTGCCGAGAATGCAGAAGTCGTGCCGATCAGCGCCAAAGTTGAAGCAGAGATTGCGGAGCTAGAAGGCGAAGATAAAGCGATGTTCCTCGAAGAATTAGGTCTTGAGGAGTCTGGTTTGAATCGTCTTATCAAAGCAGCTTACCGTCTGCTAGGACTCTACACGTACTTCACAGCAGGCGTACAGGAAGTTCGTGCTTGGACGATTCGTAAAGGGATGAAAGCACCGCAAGCGGCAGGCGTCATCCACAGCGACTTCGAGCGTGGATTCATTCGCGCAGAGGTTGTGTCGTATGATGATCTCGTTGCAGCAGGCTCGATGAACGTAGCCAAGGAGCGCGGTCAGCTTCGTCTAGAAGGTAAAGAATATGTCGTTAAAGACGGCGATGTCATGCATTTCCGTTTCAACGTATAG